One window from the genome of Natrarchaeobius halalkaliphilus encodes:
- a CDS encoding cache domain-containing protein, translated as MFSIRRVISDSTRSIRRFVSDRFGSFHRILPDRIRGSYVAKFGLVILTVLVVTAGVAGFFYVDISDRITEETQNEMQVTAEFEADDVGTQIENYEATVTMLASNERFVDGSPNEIQTGLTTEIMWMTGDVEALHYIDYESDTIEYSSEHSQVGDDVSEFGFSVHTRDRSDVTEYEYDEADFSSIDSTYTDTYEHDGETQIAFLSPISESDGTHAIMMIVSVEEMSSDFSDPIEGSHTEVIDGVDGDVMVSQESESLLSTYRGGDSEGVIERAENGSGTIEFDGTDEVAAYAPVSGTDWVLVTQAPQSNAYALVDNVANSLIALIAVAMAGFLVIGATIGRSTANALGDLADDATALSNGETDIEIEDSGRIDEVGQVRSSFDDIRAYLETATAQSDAIARQEFDDPALDEDVPGTLGASLQTMGSDLESYIDDVEAARAQAEQSSEDAASARREAEELAERLEQKATEFGRVMGIAADGDLTQRLDDDVDNEALAEIAAAF; from the coding sequence ATGTTCTCAATTCGACGGGTCATTTCGGACAGTACCAGATCGATTCGACGGTTCGTTTCGGATCGTTTCGGATCGTTCCACCGGATTCTTCCGGACCGTATCAGGGGAAGCTACGTCGCGAAGTTCGGGCTCGTTATTCTCACTGTTCTCGTCGTTACTGCCGGTGTTGCAGGGTTCTTCTACGTCGATATTTCTGATCGGATAACTGAGGAAACCCAAAACGAGATGCAGGTTACAGCGGAGTTCGAGGCCGATGACGTCGGAACCCAGATCGAAAACTACGAGGCGACGGTTACCATGCTCGCGTCGAACGAACGATTCGTCGACGGCTCACCCAACGAGATTCAGACGGGGCTGACGACCGAAATCATGTGGATGACCGGTGACGTCGAGGCGCTGCATTACATCGACTACGAATCGGATACGATCGAGTACAGCTCCGAACACAGCCAGGTCGGGGACGACGTTTCGGAGTTCGGGTTCAGCGTCCACACTCGCGACCGAAGTGACGTCACCGAGTACGAGTACGACGAGGCCGACTTCTCGTCTATCGACTCGACGTACACCGACACGTACGAACACGACGGCGAGACACAAATCGCGTTCTTGAGCCCGATATCCGAGTCGGACGGTACCCATGCGATCATGATGATCGTCTCCGTCGAGGAGATGTCGTCGGATTTCAGTGATCCGATCGAAGGCAGCCACACCGAAGTCATAGACGGTGTCGACGGCGACGTCATGGTCTCTCAGGAGAGTGAATCGTTGCTCTCGACGTATCGCGGTGGAGACAGCGAGGGAGTCATAGAGCGGGCGGAGAACGGGTCGGGAACAATCGAGTTCGACGGCACCGACGAGGTCGCCGCCTACGCGCCCGTCAGTGGAACCGACTGGGTGCTCGTGACTCAGGCACCTCAATCGAACGCGTACGCGCTCGTCGACAACGTCGCAAACTCGTTGATCGCGCTGATCGCGGTTGCGATGGCTGGCTTCCTCGTGATCGGAGCGACGATCGGCCGCTCGACGGCGAACGCCCTCGGGGACCTCGCCGACGACGCAACCGCGCTGTCGAACGGAGAGACGGACATCGAAATCGAGGACAGCGGGCGGATCGACGAGGTCGGTCAGGTTCGAAGCTCCTTCGACGATATCCGGGCCTACCTCGAGACGGCGACGGCTCAGTCCGACGCGATCGCCAGACAGGAGTTCGACGATCCGGCCCTCGACGAGGACGTCCCCGGTACGCTCGGAGCCTCCCTCCAGACGATGGGATCCGATCTCGAGAGCTACATCGACGACGTCGAGGCCGCACGAGCGCAAGCAGAACAGTCCAGCGAGGACGCCGCAAGCGCACGTCGCGAAGCCGAGGAACTGGCGGAACGTCTCGAGCAGAAAGCCACGGAGTTCGGACGCGTGATGGGAATCGCCGCCGACGGGGACCTCACCCAGCGACTCGACGACGACGTCGACAACGAGGCCCTCGCGGAGATCGCGGCCGCGTTCA
- a CDS encoding phosphoribosylaminoimidazolesuccinocarboxamide synthase: protein MTSVKEFRVESEPGEDSLGRGAFVFTDDYSVFDWGKMPDQIPKKGAALCTMGAFNFELLEEAGVSTHYRGVVESGDVLPLERVTTPPVEMAIDLTRVPDLPHEGREYDYDHYHDVAGTNYLIPLEIVFRNRVPVGSSLRRRTEPADHGLEFDDWPAEAVDLAEPIVEFSTKYEEGDRYLAREEANTIAGNAAIENLETLAREVNRIITEQAESVGLDHQDGKIECLFIDGEIRVADVVGTFDENRFSYEGIQLSKEVLRQYHKRTQPTWVQAVETAKAEAKREEIADWKSLCERDPEPLEEPVLEVARDMYCAGSNAYTESELFDVPPLSSAIGAVQRL, encoded by the coding sequence GTGACGAGTGTCAAAGAGTTCCGGGTTGAATCGGAACCAGGCGAAGACTCGCTCGGACGCGGCGCGTTCGTCTTTACCGACGATTACTCCGTGTTCGACTGGGGAAAGATGCCGGACCAGATCCCGAAAAAGGGAGCGGCGCTCTGTACGATGGGCGCGTTTAACTTCGAACTGCTCGAGGAGGCCGGCGTTTCGACGCACTATCGCGGCGTCGTCGAGAGCGGAGACGTCCTCCCGCTCGAGCGAGTCACCACACCGCCGGTCGAAATGGCGATCGACCTCACACGGGTTCCCGATCTCCCACACGAGGGACGAGAGTACGACTACGACCACTACCACGATGTCGCCGGAACGAACTACTTGATCCCGCTCGAGATCGTCTTTCGAAACCGCGTTCCGGTTGGGTCGAGTCTCCGCCGACGGACCGAGCCAGCGGATCACGGCCTCGAGTTCGACGACTGGCCGGCCGAGGCCGTCGATCTCGCGGAGCCGATCGTCGAGTTCTCGACGAAGTACGAAGAAGGAGATCGATATCTCGCCCGCGAGGAGGCGAACACGATCGCGGGGAACGCTGCGATCGAGAATCTCGAAACACTCGCCCGCGAGGTGAATCGAATCATCACGGAGCAGGCCGAATCGGTCGGTCTCGACCACCAGGACGGAAAGATCGAGTGTCTCTTTATCGACGGCGAGATCCGGGTTGCCGACGTCGTCGGAACGTTCGACGAGAACCGCTTTAGCTACGAGGGAATCCAGCTCTCGAAGGAAGTCCTTCGACAGTACCACAAGCGTACCCAGCCGACGTGGGTTCAGGCCGTCGAAACTGCCAAAGCCGAGGCGAAACGCGAGGAGATCGCGGACTGGAAGTCACTCTGTGAGCGCGACCCCGAGCCGCTCGAGGAACCCGTTCTCGAGGTCGCCCGGGACATGTACTGTGCAGGTTCAAACGCCTACACCGAGTCGGAGCTGTTCGACGTCCCGCCCCTCTCGAGTGCGATCGGTGCCGTCCAGCGGCTATAA
- a CDS encoding DUF7556 family protein: MAPHSESIERRAESTHDVTAAVDEIEGRRHLVIADLSRDGVWLAMAESETASLEDWR; encoded by the coding sequence ATGGCACCGCATTCGGAGTCGATCGAGAGGCGGGCAGAATCGACCCACGATGTGACCGCAGCGGTCGACGAGATCGAGGGCCGGCGACACCTCGTCATCGCTGATCTCTCCCGAGACGGTGTCTGGCTCGCGATGGCGGAATCGGAGACCGCATCGCTCGAGGACTGGCGATAA
- a CDS encoding formyltetrahydrofolate deformylase, producing the protein MTTDVTEITVIGDDDTGLVARVTSLLFERGINIEDLDQAVRDDVFRMYLAVDTSEMVCTEETLRTDLRELGDDLGLDVQVRFPADRETQRIAVLATKESHCLEALFEAWTNDKLGADIGVVIANHDDLQPLAEHYGVPFYDIGDQRGQQNEDELLEVLAEYDADLIVLARYMRILSPNVVFRYEDRIINVHPSLLPAFPGAEAYRQAVEEGVRVAGVTAHYVTTDLDQGPIITQRAFDVPDDADVEEMKRRGQPLEASALLEAVKLHLNGDVSVHRGRTTVRENGSTYQLGLPEEVDDVTPDRPVDGIARVISDGS; encoded by the coding sequence ATGACGACCGACGTAACCGAAATCACGGTCATCGGAGACGACGATACCGGACTCGTCGCTCGCGTGACGAGCCTGCTGTTCGAGCGTGGAATCAACATCGAGGATCTCGATCAGGCGGTTCGCGACGACGTGTTTCGGATGTACCTCGCCGTCGACACCTCCGAGATGGTCTGTACCGAGGAGACGCTCCGTACCGACCTTCGCGAGCTCGGAGACGACCTCGGTCTCGACGTTCAGGTTCGGTTCCCGGCCGACCGAGAGACACAGCGGATCGCCGTCCTCGCGACCAAAGAGAGCCACTGTCTCGAGGCGCTGTTCGAGGCGTGGACGAACGACAAACTGGGTGCGGACATCGGCGTCGTCATCGCCAATCACGACGATCTTCAGCCGCTCGCGGAACACTACGGCGTTCCGTTCTACGATATCGGTGATCAGCGGGGTCAACAGAACGAGGACGAACTTCTCGAGGTCCTCGCGGAGTACGACGCCGACCTGATCGTCCTCGCACGGTATATGCGAATTCTCAGCCCCAACGTCGTCTTTCGGTACGAAGACCGTATTATCAACGTTCATCCCTCGCTATTGCCGGCGTTTCCCGGTGCCGAAGCCTATCGTCAGGCCGTCGAAGAGGGCGTCAGAGTCGCCGGTGTCACCGCCCATTACGTGACGACCGATCTCGATCAGGGTCCGATCATCACTCAGCGAGCGTTCGACGTCCCCGACGACGCCGACGTCGAGGAGATGAAACGACGCGGTCAGCCCCTCGAGGCCAGCGCCCTGCTCGAGGCTGTCAAACTCCACCTGAACGGGGACGTCTCCGTTCATCGCGGCCGGACGACGGTTCGAGAGAACGGGTCGACGTACCAACTCGGCCTCCCCGAGGAGGTCGACGACGTCACGCCGGACCGTCCCGTCGATGGAATCGCACGCGTGATCTCCGACGGCAGTTAA
- a CDS encoding HalOD1 output domain-containing protein has product MTVTGDNHDGRRIDSQAGTALLSHDWNEGDSLANAIVSAIATLSGRTPDEMERLYDRIDPDSLEAIFEPTNGTTNRADGTLSFRLEGYAVIVHGSGTVLVAKNGRGEPGIP; this is encoded by the coding sequence ATGACGGTGACAGGCGACAACCACGACGGACGACGGATCGATTCCCAGGCGGGGACCGCATTACTGAGCCACGACTGGAACGAGGGTGACTCCCTCGCTAACGCGATCGTCTCCGCGATTGCAACGCTCTCCGGTAGGACTCCGGACGAGATGGAACGTCTCTACGACCGGATCGATCCTGACAGCCTCGAGGCGATCTTCGAGCCGACGAACGGCACGACGAACCGAGCCGACGGCACGCTCTCGTTTCGACTCGAGGGATACGCCGTCATCGTCCACGGATCGGGGACGGTACTCGTCGCCAAAAACGGAAGAGGGGAACCCGGTATACCGTGA
- a CDS encoding DUF7511 domain-containing protein — MTDRDTDGDYPSTDGSLSNEGDVSPCYQAYIDQRGEVPDVCTIYVAFNTESTRTQWITARGDAFVARENAR; from the coding sequence GTGACCGATCGTGACACCGACGGAGATTACCCCTCGACGGACGGTTCCCTGTCGAACGAGGGTGACGTATCGCCCTGCTATCAGGCATACATCGATCAGCGCGGAGAGGTCCCGGACGTCTGTACTATCTACGTCGCGTTCAACACCGAATCGACGAGAACGCAGTGGATTACCGCGAGAGGGGACGCATTCGTCGCTCGAGAGAACGCCCGGTAA
- the purS gene encoding phosphoribosylformylglycinamidine synthase subunit PurS, with product MTAYTATVTVRLKRGVLDPEAETTKQALERLGFDLEGLRSADRFEVDLEADSADGARERADEMAERLLANPTIHDYDVEVDDR from the coding sequence ATGACCGCCTACACCGCGACGGTGACGGTTCGACTCAAACGAGGGGTTCTCGATCCTGAGGCCGAAACGACGAAACAGGCGTTAGAGCGCCTCGGCTTCGACCTCGAGGGGCTGCGTTCTGCCGACCGGTTCGAGGTCGACCTCGAGGCCGACTCGGCTGACGGGGCCCGCGAGCGAGCGGATGAGATGGCAGAACGGCTGCTCGCGAACCCGACCATCCACGACTACGACGTGGAGGTCGACGATCGGTAG
- the purQ gene encoding phosphoribosylformylglycinamidine synthase I, with the protein MTVSIVRFGGSNCDRDAERALDHLGIDAEIVWHEDGLPSETTGIVLPGGFSYGDYLRAGAMAARSPIMADVREAVSDGVPLLGVCNGAQVGCESGLTDGVFTTNESARFQCEHVYLRVERTDTPWTAAYEEGEVIEIPIAHGEGRYEIEDDRLSDLEDEDRILFRYCTEDGKLTDDANPNGSKHDIAGVLGDRETVAVLMPHPERATLPDVGATDGQGILEGFTA; encoded by the coding sequence ATGACGGTTTCGATCGTCAGGTTCGGCGGGTCGAACTGTGATCGCGACGCCGAGCGTGCGCTCGATCACCTCGGTATCGACGCGGAAATCGTCTGGCACGAGGACGGTCTCCCGTCGGAAACGACCGGGATCGTCCTTCCCGGCGGATTCTCTTATGGAGACTATCTTCGAGCGGGGGCGATGGCTGCTCGATCACCGATCATGGCAGACGTTCGCGAGGCGGTCTCGGACGGCGTTCCCCTGCTCGGCGTCTGCAACGGCGCACAGGTCGGCTGTGAGTCGGGGCTCACCGACGGCGTGTTCACGACGAACGAGAGCGCACGCTTTCAGTGCGAGCACGTCTACCTTCGGGTCGAACGTACCGACACGCCGTGGACGGCCGCCTACGAGGAGGGCGAGGTCATCGAGATCCCGATCGCCCACGGCGAGGGACGATACGAGATCGAGGACGATCGACTTTCCGATCTCGAGGACGAGGATCGAATTCTGTTCAGATACTGTACCGAAGACGGAAAGCTCACGGACGACGCGAACCCGAACGGCTCGAAACACGACATCGCCGGCGTTTTGGGCGACCGCGAAACCGTCGCCGTGTTGATGCCCCACCCCGAGCGGGCGACGCTCCCGGACGTCGGCGCGACGGACGGCCAAGGCATTCTCGAGGGGTTCACCGCGTAG
- a CDS encoding GAF domain-containing protein, with protein sequence MTAQTRIVYVGKEATALRESGRRPDATIDCVETASMCFSRLADANVRCVVVTDEADRDIDELCQGIRSRRPDVAIVAYPADGSEALAGELVTAGVDGYVPQSQDTDVLVSRIDRLLQSSEFDLEPAEPELDADGAEKSFESLLEQSSAPVVERTLETLHELTRELLGADSVDEIADAVIVAAERVFDDPLAAVRCYDDETGELSVAATTDRLAASAVDLSAIEPGDHVLWKAFVADEPTVISRSSPEENSSLLVEGVENMAVHPLGDHGLLSLGPSDGTELDSVDVHLLYVLAATAEGALNRRRVERELVDHRGKIESLHGIASRLDDCPTHQAVYDLTVEAAEDVLNFDACMVLIARDDSLVAEAISSELEQTPLARMSIDEGIAGKTYRNNRTYRVGNFTSSDAAPSERTTFQSVLSVPIDGLGVFQTVSREPHAYDENDRELAELLLSHVTDAVERIDFEEQLRTERDRFAALFENVPDALVVCRHQNPDSEPVIEAVNPAFERIFGYDESELLGEPLDQFIVPPGQATEAQTFNRLGTEGTIVETEGKRRTADGIRDFMVRVVPVETGGTSENVFGLYTDITERKQREKRVEILNRVLRHDLRNGMNIIDGCAEVLADVVPADQREYADVITERTDELLELASKTRAAERTLDRTESTIKLIDLSDTVHRSVTRLERKNPDVTVTSSVPERCLVHAEDSLETAIDQILENAVEHNDRRTPTIEVTVSERAEEGFVRLSIADNGPGLPDDERALLEEDREITQLRHASGLGLWLINWVTVRSGGQLSFRTNEPRGTVVDLEIPTASTGGHETYSE encoded by the coding sequence ATGACAGCTCAGACCCGAATCGTCTACGTCGGCAAAGAGGCGACAGCCCTCCGAGAGAGTGGACGGCGTCCGGACGCGACGATCGACTGCGTCGAGACGGCTTCGATGTGTTTCTCGCGTCTGGCCGACGCGAACGTTCGATGTGTCGTGGTGACCGACGAAGCCGACCGCGACATAGACGAGCTCTGTCAGGGGATTCGCTCTCGCCGTCCTGACGTCGCGATCGTCGCCTATCCGGCCGACGGAAGCGAGGCGCTCGCAGGCGAACTCGTTACTGCAGGCGTCGACGGATACGTCCCCCAGTCCCAGGACACCGACGTACTCGTCTCCCGAATCGATCGTCTCCTCCAGTCGTCCGAGTTCGACCTCGAACCGGCCGAACCCGAACTCGACGCTGACGGTGCGGAAAAATCGTTCGAATCACTGCTCGAGCAGTCCTCGGCCCCGGTCGTCGAACGAACACTCGAAACGCTCCACGAGCTAACGAGGGAGTTACTCGGAGCCGACTCGGTCGACGAAATCGCGGACGCAGTCATCGTTGCGGCCGAACGCGTCTTCGATGACCCTCTGGCCGCGGTCCGCTGTTACGACGACGAAACTGGGGAGCTTTCGGTCGCAGCGACGACCGATCGGCTCGCGGCGTCGGCCGTCGATCTCTCGGCCATCGAACCGGGAGATCACGTCCTCTGGAAGGCGTTCGTAGCCGACGAACCGACCGTAATCTCTCGATCTTCGCCGGAGGAGAATTCCTCACTGCTCGTGGAAGGAGTCGAGAATATGGCGGTTCATCCGCTCGGGGATCACGGGTTGCTCTCGCTTGGCCCCTCTGACGGCACCGAACTCGATTCGGTCGACGTTCATCTCCTGTACGTTCTCGCCGCGACGGCTGAGGGTGCCCTGAACAGGCGGCGAGTCGAACGAGAACTCGTCGATCATCGAGGGAAAATCGAGAGTCTACACGGAATCGCATCGCGGCTCGACGACTGTCCGACCCATCAGGCGGTTTACGACCTGACGGTCGAGGCCGCCGAGGACGTGTTGAACTTCGACGCCTGCATGGTCCTCATCGCCCGGGACGACTCACTCGTCGCGGAAGCGATCTCGTCGGAACTCGAGCAGACACCGCTCGCGAGGATGTCGATCGACGAGGGAATCGCCGGCAAAACCTATCGAAACAACCGGACCTATCGCGTCGGAAACTTCACCTCGAGCGACGCTGCACCGTCCGAGCGCACCACGTTTCAGTCAGTGTTGAGCGTACCGATCGACGGTCTCGGCGTCTTTCAGACCGTTTCGAGAGAACCCCACGCCTACGACGAGAACGACAGAGAGCTCGCGGAGTTGTTGTTATCTCACGTCACCGATGCGGTCGAGCGGATCGATTTCGAGGAACAGCTTCGAACCGAACGGGATCGCTTCGCCGCGTTATTCGAGAACGTTCCCGACGCTCTCGTCGTGTGTCGACACCAGAACCCGGATTCGGAGCCGGTCATCGAAGCCGTCAATCCCGCGTTCGAGCGGATCTTCGGATACGACGAGTCCGAACTGCTCGGAGAACCGCTGGATCAGTTCATCGTCCCACCGGGGCAGGCCACCGAAGCACAGACGTTCAATCGCCTCGGAACCGAAGGGACGATCGTCGAAACGGAAGGAAAACGCCGAACGGCGGACGGGATTCGCGATTTCATGGTTCGAGTGGTTCCCGTCGAAACCGGGGGAACCTCCGAGAACGTGTTCGGACTCTACACCGACATTACCGAACGAAAGCAACGCGAAAAGCGCGTCGAGATCCTCAACCGAGTGTTGCGCCACGACCTGCGAAACGGCATGAACATTATCGATGGCTGTGCCGAGGTGCTCGCAGACGTCGTTCCCGCCGACCAGCGCGAGTACGCGGACGTCATTACGGAACGCACCGACGAGCTGCTCGAACTCGCATCGAAGACGCGGGCCGCCGAGCGAACGCTCGATCGGACCGAATCGACGATCAAACTCATTGATCTCTCGGATACCGTTCACCGCTCGGTCACTCGACTCGAGCGCAAGAATCCGGACGTGACAGTGACGTCGTCGGTCCCCGAACGGTGCCTCGTCCACGCCGAAGACTCCCTCGAGACGGCGATCGACCAGATCCTCGAGAACGCAGTCGAGCACAACGACAGACGGACACCGACGATCGAGGTGACGGTGTCCGAGCGCGCCGAAGAGGGATTCGTCCGGCTCTCGATCGCTGATAACGGGCCCGGTCTACCCGACGACGAGCGTGCGCTCTTGGAGGAAGACAGGGAGATCACCCAGCTTCGACACGCGAGCGGACTGGGATTGTGGCTGATCAACTGGGTCACCGTTCGCTCCGGCGGTCAACTGAGCTTTCGAACGAACGAGCCCCGCGGCACAGTTGTCGACCTCGAGATTCCGACCGCGTCCACGGGCGGTCACGAGACGTACAGCGAGTAA
- a CDS encoding DUF7521 family protein produces the protein MSPEPIGTTTAVALAVVKTLVLIVGSVITFFAYRAYRRTRQPALGYLATGFGIVTLGLVLAGMLYELLDLPLRTGLFLESLLMLAGFVVIAYSLYVS, from the coding sequence ATGAGTCCGGAGCCCATCGGAACGACGACCGCGGTCGCCCTCGCCGTCGTCAAAACGCTCGTTCTCATCGTCGGTAGCGTTATCACGTTCTTCGCCTACAGAGCCTACCGTCGAACTCGCCAGCCGGCACTGGGATATCTCGCAACCGGGTTCGGAATCGTCACGCTCGGCCTCGTGCTCGCGGGAATGCTCTATGAGTTGCTCGACCTCCCGTTACGAACCGGGTTGTTTCTCGAGAGCCTGTTGATGCTCGCCGGCTTCGTCGTGATCGCTTACTCGCTGTACGTCTCGTGA
- the mutL gene encoding DNA mismatch repair endonuclease MutL: MSEDDAPTEHTEIHQLDEDTVARIAAGEVVERPASAVKELTENSLDADASRIDVTVENGGTELVRVADDGHGMSEADLRAAVRQHTTSKIAGLEDLESGVATLGFRGEALHTIGSVSRMTIRSRPRDGDGAGTELVFEGGEMVSVEPVGCPGGTTVEVVDLFYNTPARRKFLKTTATEFAHVNRIVTRYALANPDVAVSLTHDDREVFATTGQGDLQAAVLAVYGREVASAMILVEVDGESLPPGPLESVSGLVSHPETNRSSSEYLATYVNGRAVTADAIREGIMGAYGTQLGGDRYPFVVCFHEVSGDAVDVNVHPRKREVRFDDDDAVRRQVDAAIESALLEHGLLRSRAPRGRSAPGEARVGPGESVLEDQPSSNGQPSNDDRSPSDDEGGPAAADADPDSSEPVTADLDAERPTKDSDFGQNPEPDPEDEPDSSPDAGIGSERVDRTAEPSSTDDTGSQQGGGAGERSDAGDSARKFAALTEQQTLEGEPVNRDGEEFDSLPPLRILGQFSETYLVCETPEGLALVDQHAADERVNYERLQEVFADDPTAQALAEPVELELTAVEAEAFEGYREALSRLGFYADRVDDRTVAVTTVPAVLEKTLDPERLRDVLTSFVEGDREAGAETIDALADGFLGDLACYPSLTGNTSLTEGSVVDLLATLDDCENPYSCPHGRPVIVQIDEREIEDRFERDYPGHQ; the protein is encoded by the coding sequence ATGAGCGAGGACGACGCGCCCACCGAGCACACCGAGATCCACCAGCTCGACGAAGATACCGTCGCCCGGATCGCGGCCGGCGAGGTCGTCGAGCGACCCGCAAGCGCGGTCAAGGAGCTCACAGAGAACAGCCTCGACGCTGACGCCTCGCGGATCGACGTCACCGTCGAGAACGGCGGCACCGAACTCGTCCGGGTCGCAGACGACGGCCACGGGATGTCCGAAGCGGATCTACGAGCGGCCGTCCGCCAGCACACGACGAGCAAGATCGCCGGTCTCGAGGATCTCGAATCGGGTGTCGCCACGCTCGGGTTCCGTGGAGAGGCGCTGCACACCATCGGCTCCGTTTCGCGGATGACGATCCGCTCTCGACCCCGCGACGGCGACGGCGCAGGGACGGAACTCGTCTTCGAAGGCGGCGAGATGGTCTCGGTCGAGCCGGTCGGCTGTCCCGGCGGGACGACGGTCGAGGTCGTGGATCTCTTCTACAACACGCCGGCCCGCAGAAAGTTCCTCAAGACGACGGCGACGGAGTTCGCCCACGTCAACCGGATCGTTACGCGATACGCGCTCGCGAACCCCGACGTCGCGGTCTCGCTGACTCACGACGATCGCGAGGTGTTCGCGACGACAGGTCAGGGGGACCTGCAGGCGGCCGTCCTCGCGGTCTACGGCCGAGAGGTCGCCTCAGCGATGATCCTGGTCGAGGTCGACGGGGAGAGCCTGCCGCCGGGCCCGCTCGAGTCCGTCTCCGGGCTCGTTTCCCACCCCGAGACGAATCGCTCGAGTAGCGAGTACCTCGCGACGTACGTCAACGGCCGCGCGGTGACCGCCGATGCGATCCGCGAGGGGATCATGGGAGCCTACGGGACCCAACTGGGCGGAGACCGCTATCCCTTCGTCGTCTGTTTTCACGAGGTCTCCGGCGACGCGGTCGACGTGAACGTCCACCCCCGCAAACGCGAGGTGCGATTTGACGACGACGACGCGGTTCGGCGACAGGTCGACGCCGCGATCGAGTCCGCGCTGCTCGAGCACGGGCTGTTGCGCTCGCGAGCCCCCCGTGGCCGGTCGGCACCCGGAGAAGCGCGGGTCGGACCAGGGGAGTCCGTCCTCGAGGACCAGCCCTCGAGCAACGGTCAGCCCTCGAACGACGACCGGTCACCGAGTGACGACGAAGGCGGTCCCGCGGCCGCCGACGCCGATCCCGACTCGAGCGAACCGGTGACGGCGGACCTCGACGCCGAGAGGCCAACGAAAGACAGCGATTTCGGACAGAATCCGGAACCAGATCCGGAGGACGAACCGGACTCTTCCCCGGACGCTGGCATCGGATCGGAGAGAGTCGATCGGACGGCGGAGCCCTCGAGTACTGACGATACGGGCAGCCAACAGGGCGGCGGCGCTGGCGAACGGTCCGATGCCGGCGATTCCGCCCGAAAGTTCGCCGCTCTGACGGAGCAACAAACGCTCGAAGGCGAGCCCGTCAACCGCGACGGCGAGGAGTTCGACTCGCTGCCGCCGCTTCGGATTCTGGGCCAGTTTTCGGAGACGTATCTCGTTTGTGAGACGCCCGAAGGCCTCGCGCTCGTCGACCAGCACGCCGCCGACGAGCGGGTCAATTACGAGCGCCTCCAGGAGGTGTTCGCGGACGACCCGACCGCACAGGCGCTGGCCGAACCGGTGGAACTCGAGCTGACGGCGGTCGAGGCCGAGGCCTTCGAAGGCTATCGAGAAGCGCTCTCGCGACTCGGGTTCTACGCCGACCGAGTCGACGACCGGACGGTCGCGGTGACGACCGTTCCGGCCGTCCTCGAGAAGACGCTGGATCCGGAGCGTCTTCGGGACGTGCTGACGTCGTTCGTCGAGGGCGATCGAGAGGCGGGAGCCGAGACGATCGATGCGCTGGCCGACGGGTTTCTCGGAGATCTGGCCTGCTATCCCTCGCTGACGGGGAACACGTCCCTGACGGAAGGCTCAGTTGTCGACCTGCTTGCGACGCTCGACGACTGTGAGAACCCCTACTCCTGTCCTCACGGTCGACCTGTCATCGTCCAGATCGACGAGCGGGAGATCGAAGATCGGTTCGAACGGGATTATCCGGGACATCAGTGA